The DNA sequence GTTGGCCGTTCCCTGTACTGGAGTTATTTTGTTGGGTGAAGGAAGACCCGTTTAGTAAACGAtagaaaagaaaaggaaccacAGGCACTGCCTCTGGTCTGTTCATTTTATGCCTCCCGCCTGTGTTAGGGTGCTTTGGGCAAGCTGATCCATTCGCAATATGTGAACCCTGGGTTGGATTGAAACAACAGCTGATGATGACTTCACAAATGCTATACAGCCCTAAATAGTATCAACGATGATAATGAACTtataaagtatggttacattCCAAAATCAGCACCTCCCCCCACAGCAACAATATCTGGCTTCTTCTGCAAAACAATCTTGCATTTCGGAATCAAATCCCTTTAACTGCAACACTTCAATTAATATTTAATCCACTTCTTATTTACATGATCAAATAAAGTAGGGAATTGTTTCctgaaataaaaactgaaatgtaATACTGAGACTCATTTTCAAacttatacatacatacacacacacaggtacggacacacttatatgtatatactgtatcctacactatctattgcatcttagctgctctgtcactgctcatccatccatttaatatttatatattcttatcccattccttcactagattgtgtgtattaggttttgttgtggaattgttagatattacccgttagatactgctgcactttCGTATCTAGAAgcagaagcatttcgctacactcacaataacatctgctaaccatgtgaatgtgaccaataaaatttgattggatTCAGTCTTCCTGTCCCTTTGAGTTGAAGAAGGACAGTTTGTCCAGGTAAGTGAGAGCCTTGCAAGCCACCAGGCCATAGTAGGTCTCTAGAAGGGAACATCCTCCATCCTCCTGGCCCAGATCTGCCCACACTGTCCCAAGCTCCTCACTCCCCATCCCTGGGGTGTTGAACAGGTAGCGATAACAGCAGTCATTATAATGAATGTGTTTCTCCCCTGAGAAGCGTGCACTGTGGGTGGGTACCACCCCGGCCTTCCAGGCACACAGGCCCACAAACACATCAGCGGGAAGGGCGGCACGGACCCCAGCTGACGCCACATACACCTTCCTGACCACATCCTGGGAGAGGACAGAGGCAGTTCTGGCACAGTAGTCTGGGAGATACCTGTTAGGGCACAGTAAAATGTATACTGTCAGTATACCTTGGGTCCAACCTGGGTGCATATTAAGGAGCAAACAGGATACATGGTTATGAGTTATTCAGCCTTTTGAAGGATAATGGAAGCTGATTATTATTTCTTTACTAAAATAAAACTAAACTTTTTAAATTCAGTACAATTAACACATTGTTTCTTAATAATATAAAGTATTGTCCTACTGTTTCCATAAGTATGCTCCTACTGTTTACAATGCCCTCCAATTGTGGATGAATAACTCTCCTATGTATATCCAGGTACAGTACCTGTCTGGATAGAGGGCTGGAGCTAAGTAGCTTGGACTGGAGGGGTCTCGGTCGGGGGTGTCTTTGTGCATTACCCTCCCCAAGTAGAGGTCTTCAGGGTGCCTTCTTAGCCCCAGTAGGTAACCCCCTAATGCAGGGAGGTTGACAAACACAGAGTCCTCTGTGATCAGGACGAACCTGGCTACTGGGCAGAAAGCCACCACCCACCGTAACGCCAACACCTCCCTCTCAGACTGACCATGAGGGGAGTCATTCACGTATCCTTGGACCATGTCACCATGGCGACCGGACTCCGTCATAACAGTCTCCTGGGTGGCGGTGGAGGGTGACAATCCCAGGAAGAAGAGTGTTCTCACGGCGAAACTCTGGACGCGTGTTTGGTTGGCCCAAGTGACCCTTACCGCGTTCCTCTGGGTGTGATTGCTTGGGGAACTGAAGACGAtggtgaggaggaagaggtcacTGTTCAGGCAGGCATTTGGGTTTGTAATGGGGTAATACTGGGACTCATTCCCCCTGGTCCCACTCAGGTCTAGTTTACGGGCCCTCTCCCTCACGTCCAGGACTGTTCCATCTGTGTACACCCCTGGGGTGGGCTGGAGAATGTACTCCTCTACGAAGTCAGCCCCAAACAACAGGGCATGGAACAGAAGCACATTGAAGAGCaggaaacaccactggtgggtACGCAACCTGCACAGAGagaactgcagagagagagattcaaaCTTACTGATGTAACACatcaacacacaaaacaaccttGATCACAATGCTCAGCTGTTCCTAATGCTCATTTAGAAAATCCACAGACATAGTTGGGAGTTTCCAGTTAGAAATAAAAAAGGTCAGTTTCATGCTAATGTCTTTGAGGGAACTAAATATGCTTACCTGCATGGTGTCTGCTCATCAGGAACTGCTCCTCTGAAACAGTAAAGCCCTGAGTAACTTGGTGACTCTGGCTGAATGAATAGACTAGCATGAATCTAGTTTGTAGAGGTCTTTCCACCACCTGGTAACTCTACCGCCAGGTAACAGTAACACTACACTCTTCCACAGGGTCAGATGGCTGGCTATTCACAAGGAAAGTATCCTCCATCATACATATAGTAATGGCCTGCAGAGAGACTGGATTAATGCACTGTATGAGAAACAACAACCCAGGTAAATAAACCAAGTaaaccaacaattgtttactgtgctttaaccctttacacttgtggtaattggcctatatggatagggctaaattgaaatgtttcttacagaagaaatatgaaaagcatatgcataGCCATGGTGGTAATTGAAAGAGAACAGTTTGGAGATTTTGGTGTGAGCTCAcctgacaagactgaatccaaacatgacactgttgattttatgtgcattttacatttactgtactttttgccaCAAGATCTGAAAagactctggatacattcagtaacatgataagaatattcttgaaaatgtggggtaggtgcaacataagacaggGTTTGAAGAGAGGACTAATTGGTGTTTCCTAGTGactacacacctctccaaagtgtgcacagttcacttttatgactcaaagaagtcttcaactataagTTGCTTTTTGAGCTGTCTTAGCTGTGTCATTGAGGAACTAGcacaagcacacttgtagttgttttgtttagaACACAAACCTGTATCtccgccatcacacaattactgttatTCTTTACACAATCTCAAAACGGTCCAtcataaatcgcaatctgggtcaagTGGGCATAATTTGatagcttgttctattgccaacatgaccagctaagttataaaatatgatattacaatgttaggctttcacaatgcaaatgttcttcacaatagacaaacaggctCATTCGGTTCAGAACAACTCTGGGTGTgacaccatgtcatcttgtaGCTGTACATAAAACATAGGTATAATAAATGTTGAAAATGTATATgacatgatatggaaatgtgaagtgcacttTTGGACTCaagggtgtttggcttgcttatATGACATCAAATAGGTATTTATTATAGtcctcaatgtctcatctttcaaaataatGTACATAGAGccctcttaatttacagcatttccctcactcagacaacaacatttttGCAAAAGTTACCCAATTAGCAGGAGGGATGGGACCAACTTCTTGTCACGcaaggtgctcaagttcagaacagcTATTAGTCAAAACCCCATACAGCACTGTGAATCGCAGCACcagagctctgacatcatgtatacTGTAGCATGTTACTGTAGAGCTACTGTATTCCTATTTAGGCatttatcagtgcccaaatctgccattttaaACGGTATacgggtacgagtgtaaagggttaacccatttaggccaggattcaatcagatcagtgttaaaacctgttgggtctagggggcagtattttcacggccggataaaaaacgtacccgatttaaactggttactactcttacgcAGAAAcgataatatgcatataattagtagatttggatagacaacactctaaagtttctaaaactgtttgaatggtgtcggtgagcataacagaactcatatggcaggccaaaacctgagaagattccatgcaggaagtgccctgtctgacaatttgttgtccttctagggcatctctatcaaaaagtacagcatctctgctgtaacgtgacattttctaaggctttaattggctctcagaaggcgccagaaagtggaatgagagctctgcagtctctgggcgaaaaacagcaggagtgtttgtgagtggtcaggcagggaacactgacactggactccatgtttttctttctctctttgaacgaatacaacgtcgcccggttggaatattatcgctattttacgagaaaaatcgcataaaaattgattttaaacagcgtttgacatgcttcgaagtacggaaatggaatattttgaaatgttttgtcacgaaatgcgcccgtgCGTCagccttcggatactgacctcaacgcacgaacaaaacggagttatttcaatataactatggattacagccttccctgtagctcagttggtagagcatggtgtttgctacaccagggttgtgggttcgattcccacggggggccagcacaggaaaaaaaaaaaaaaatgaaatgtatgcattcactactgtaagtcgctctggataagagcgtctgccaaatgactaaaatataaatgtaattattttgaaccaaaacaacatttgttgttgaattagaagtcctgggagtgcattctgacgaagaacagcaaagttagtccaatttttcttatagtaaatctgagtttggtgagggccaaacttggtgggtctcaaattagctagccgtgatggctgggctatctactcagaatattgcaaaatgtgctttcgccgaaaagctattttaaaatcggacaccgcgattgcataaaagagttctgtatctataattcttaaaataattgttatgttttttgtgaacgtttatcgtgagtaatttagtaaattcaccggaagtgttcggtgggaatgctagttctgaacgtcacatgctaatgtaaaaagctggtttttgatataaatatgaacttgattgaacaaaacatgcatgtattgtataacataatgtcctaggagtgtcatctgatgaagatcatcaaaggttagtgctgcatttagatgtggttttggtttttgtgacattatatgctagcttgaaaaaatgggtgtctgattatttctggctggatactctgctgacataatctaatgttttgctttcgctgtaaagtctttttgaaatcggacagtgtggttagataaaggagagtcttgtctttaaaatggtgaaaaatagtcatatgtttgaaaaattgaagttttgggatttttgaggtatttgtaattcgcgccacgcccatcattggatattggagcaggtgttccgctagcggaacgtctagatgtaaacatattgcaaatgcgcatccgtgcacatggtgacccgaaatgggttaccaggattaattttttagaagggttttaaatgcctttagggggtgcaaggggtccacggttgggtagggagcaccttccatcagtgcccatccagtatggggcgcccctagtcattttggacatttttcaaaaacttgctaaaaaacgacagtcccacttctctcatgtcaccatcaagccatggagaggaaccacagtcactgtcCGGCCATACCGAgatcatcgggacagtcaattatgcatttcagcagtatttttgagcatgcctaaatttgtgatgctaaatgcccattgaatcatattgcaaacgtaacgcgcaatattgcaaacgtaatgcgcatttgcaatataattcaacagcaaaaaatatcaccaaagttgacatgatgaaatcaacacaacgagcgatggagaggaaccacagtcactgcacggccatccccagttcatcgggacagtcaattatgcatttctgcagtatttttgagcatgcctaaattcgtgatgctaaatgcccattgaatcatattgcaaacgtaacgcacaatattgcaaacgtaacgcgcatttgcaatatgattcaacagcaaaaaatatcaccaaagttgacatgatgaaatcaatacaatgagcgatggagaggaaccacagtccctgcacggccatccccagttcatcgggacagtcaattatgcatttctgcagtatttttgagcatgcctaaattcgtgatgctaaatgcccattgaatcatattgcaaatgtaacccgcaatgttgcaaatgtaacgcgcatttgcaatatgattcaacagcaaaaaatatcaccaaagttgacatgatgaaatcaacacaacgagcgatggagaggaaccacagtcactgcacggccatcccgagatcaatgggccagtcaattatgcattctgagcatgtcaaatttgttaaaaatgtttaaagcaacagagtcccacttctccctcatcatacatgacaagtagaccatctgcatTGATtaatggcttaacatagggctatatatcatttgggcagtataaatgccatttggaccatggttcactgacttttgggtttggaaaccgacttcctatgatcgtacatggcaaacggacaaacatcctgatttggcacattcaatactttcatacatgtataattgacaaaaaaagaattcgacatttcatttgcacatttctaatggcatttggcaaaaaaagaagtcacttttgacttcctatgaaatcatattccaaatgcacaaatcatatgccttatgcacaagcaaatatgtcacttttgacttcctattaaatcatattccaaatgcacaaaacatatgccttatgcacaagcaaaaacaacccaaaaaattaaatatgtcaaaagtatgtccatacagctcttatacatgtgtaattgacataaaaatcgaaaagatttcgaaaaacggtccagaaaccactttttaaggggttgaaaagttttcaaaaatatgtcattttttctaaATTTGACTATTGGgtcttgaattgtgttacatttgcaatatgaaaattcactgcggagagctctagccatctattggatatttgctgtgatttggcacattcaatacttttataattgacaaaaaaagcattggacatgtcattttgcaaaaaaaatgaaaaaaaagtcacttttttcctatgaaatcatattcaaaatgcacaaaacatatgccttgtgcacaagcaaaagcaacccaaaaaacgacgtcaataaaaaacgtcataagcatgttcatacagctcttatacatgtgtaattgacataaaaatcggGAAAAAattgaaaaacggtccagaaaccacttttttaaggGGTGAgaagtttttaaaaaaaaaatcattttatcaaaatctgacccttgggtgtagacttgggtatcatttgctgtatgaaaatccacggtggagcgcgctcgccatctaaaggaaatttggggtgttacaattggcaatccCCATGGGAAAATTGCCATGGAGATGGACCGCTTTCGGTGGTATTTACAaccgtgtgtatgattcgtgctatgccaatatgttcccatgttattttgtccaaatcaggggggttttcccttactttatcaaatgccttttcaaagtccgctatgaataccaggcctggcttcttagatctttcatgatgtcacgtcctgaccagtaaaggggctgtttgttattgtagtttggtcagggcgtggcagggactgtttgtttagggtgtttcggggttgtttgggttatgttctatgttagtgtatttctatgttatttctagttgatttatttctatgtggtgtttattgggttgaccttcaattggaggcagctgcttcccgttgtctctgattgaaggtcctatttataggggtgtttgttctatgggggtttgtgggtagttatttcctggtttagtgtttgttgcacctgacgggactgtttggagtcgtttattttttgtatacgtgtttattttgtttttccttcttctaataaaaaaagaagatgagtatacattttcccgctgcgttttggtccactccttacaacAATCGTGAcacatgatgttctattatttctagtagttgtcgtatattatctccaatgtattgtccatgtaaaaaacctgtctgatcaggatgtacaatacctggtaaaacccttttaattctgagagCTATGCATTTCGcaagtatttttgcatcacaacattgaagtgtaaggggcctccagttttttagatagactgggtctttatatttgccatcggtgtattgttttaataatagagaaatctgaccttcctgctgagtacctgacagactaccatttctataggagtagttaaaacaatatAACAATGGAGcatttagtatatcaaaaaaggcttGATGTActtctaccggtatgccatcaagccctggggtttttccagactgaaaggatttaatagcctcaaaaagttcttcctctgtaatttggccttcgcactgatctttctgtatatttgtaaatttttcaattttttttctattatttggaaataattccttaccataatcttcattcagtgggagaggatgagacgtAAAAGAGAACTTCTgtctaaaataattagcttcctcttttaaaatataatttggagAATCATAGAcgactccgtcttcagtaacaagtttctgcaaattatttttgttagcctTCCTGTAtcggagattcaggaagaatgttgtgcatttttctccatattccatccagtttgctttatttttgtaatagattacattagataattcttgaataagttcctcaagttctttttgtttttcctctaacttattttgtatctctgtagtattgttttaattgctatctacctgtactattagttcatggatttcccttgttagtcttgtctctttagccagaaactgcttttgtattattgatgaatattgaattgaatgacctctgaaggtacatttaaaggtatcccaaacaataaggggatttgctgaacctatattatactggaaaaattctgttataaattattttgtcttagttaaaaataagttgacctccagtaaactttgattaaatgtCCTATATCCCCGTCCACATGGAAAATTTATAAGAGTTATatgaatgccaattagatgatgatccgatcgcattctgtctccaaTTAAAGCTTTTTTAACCTTTgttgcaagagagaaagagacaaagtagTCAAGACAAccagcttgattaagcctcctccatgtatatttcactaggtcggggtttttttagtctccaaatatccactatttatAATGTGCCCATAATacttgtgatttccttaagggcacggtgatgatagtttgtagagtcaTGACCTTTACGGTCTATTGAGTTACTTAACCtccgtcccacctagtcaacaaccagtggaatcgcgtggcacgaaatacaaatacctcataaatgctataacttcaatttctcaaacatatgactattttacaccattttaacctctatgggaccggcgggacgaattcgtcccacctacgtaacagccagttgaatcctgtggcgcgatttttaaaacgtttgaaatgctattacttcaatttctcaaacatatgactattttacagctatttaaagacaagactctcgttaatctaaccacactgtccgatttcaaaaaggctttacaacgaaagcaaaatattagattatgtcagcagagtacccagccagaaataatcagacacccatttttcaagctagcatataatgtcacaaaaaccaaaaacacagctaaatgcagcactaaccttttatgatcttcatcagatgacacacctaggacattatgttatacaatacatgcatgtctgttcaatcaagttcatatttatatcaaaaaccagctttttacattagcatgtgacgttcagaaaaagcataccccccgcaaacttccggggaatttactaacaatttactaaattacggactagctatttagacacccacccagtttagccttcaccaaaatcacatttcctataagaaaaatggtcttacctttcctgttcttcgtcagaatgcactcccaggacttctacttcaataacaaatgtaggtttggtcccaaataatccatcgttatatccaaacagcggcgttttgttcgtgcgttctagacactatcagaatggtaaatcacagtcgtgcgcatggcgcagaacgtgacaaataaattctaaatattccattaccgtacttcgaagcatgtcaaccgctgtttaaaatcaatttttatgccattattctcgtaaaaaagcgataatattccaaccgggtgacgttgtatttgttcaaagagagaaagaaaaacatggagaattcacaagaacacgcatctccagtgtcactgttctcagcctgaccactcacaaaatctcctgctgtttttcgacCAACAACTGGAGAgatgtcattccactttctggcgccttctgagagccaatggaagccttagaaaatgtcacgttacagcagagatgctgtatttttgatagagatgccaatgAAGGAggacaaattgtcagacagggcacttcctgtatggaatcttctcaggttttggcctgccttatgagttctgttatactcacagacaccattcaaacagttttagaaactttagagtgttttctatccaaatctactaactatgcatattcttgtttctgggcaagagtagtaaccagtttaaatcgggtacgttttttatccggccgtgcaaatactgccccctagccccaacaggttaacactgttatagtctcctaccttaatgatttgatcatttgttgcctgtaagttcaataaattggtataaatgttttcagagaagtatggatcatcctgatttggaccatatagcttaatgagccaaatctctttttcgcccactttcatattcaaaggGATCCACCTTCCCTGCaaatcattcctgactatttgcacatttagatcgacatttttgttaattaatatcatcacaccttttgagttcctttgttcatgacagaaaattatttcaccaccccattcctttttctatgcaacttcatctaaggatgtagagtgagtttcctgtaaacagtatatgttatattccttttcttttagccatgtaaagatttacctttttttaaataatctgctaccattacaattataactggctatacttatttcaccccttaccaaaACTAGATACTATTTCCAGTCTAAATttaccataattagtgcttgtaaagttactgccatcagaggtattatgacggtcaaaattagagctttcaaatgtctgatatttagaattcaagaaataggttctagcaatatttgttttattctcttgcctgtttgcctgtttgcctgtgagccaatgccgcagatgttagaaaattgagacaagatattatgtgtgtagtaaatctgagtaggttgatgtgtatgatattggatgtaATTTAGTGAGATGTGTACAAcgtctgtataagagtaagactataatgtgtgatgtccaaataaataataactccgCCAATGTGCATAGTTGAttgtctatgtgtgtaacatgtagtgtgtATAGCCTTAATATccatgatgataattgtaatccatatcgtatcaccgtcatagttgcatcata is a window from the Salmo trutta chromosome 23, fSalTru1.1, whole genome shotgun sequence genome containing:
- the b3galt9 gene encoding putative UDP-GlcNAc:betaGal beta-1,3-N-acetylglucosaminyltransferase LOC100288842 is translated as MQFSLCRLRTHQWCFLLFNVLLFHALLFGADFVEEYILQPTPGVYTDGTVLDVRERARKLDLSGTRGNESQYYPITNPNACLNSDLFLLTIVFSSPSNHTQRNAVRVTWANQTRVQSFAVRTLFFLGLSPSTATQETVMTESGRHGDMVQGYVNDSPHGQSEREVLALRWVVAFCPVARFVLITEDSVFVNLPALGGYLLGLRRHPEDLYLGRVMHKDTPDRDPSSPSYLAPALYPDRYLPDYCARTASVLSQDVVRKVYVASAGVRAALPADVFVGLCAWKAGVVPTHSARFSGEKHIHYNDCCYRYLFNTPGMGSEELGTVWADLGQEDGGCSLLETYYGLVACKALTYLDKLSFFNSKGQED